The sequence GGGTGCTCCCTATGGACTGAAGTTACTCGAATGTCTGTTGGCTTCTGGTTTTCAAGTGTTTTTGATGATTTCGAGTGCGGCGCGAGTGGTGTTAGCGACAGAGCACGGTTTGCAACTCAGTGCGAATAGCGAAAAAGCGAAACAACAACTGCTTGCTGTATTGGCAGAAAAAAATGCGGCTATTGTGGGGGAATTGGTTGTGCTTGGTAAGGATGAGTGGTTTTCTCCCCCCGCATCAGGCAGCGCCGCACCTAAACAAATGGTCATTTGTCCTTGCTCGACAGGAACACTCGCGGCGGTTGCGACAGGAATGAGCAATAACCTGCTTGAACGAGCGGCAGATGTGGTGATTAAAGAACGCGGACAGCTTATCCTAGTGCCCAGAGAAACCCCTTTTAATGCTATACATCTCGAACATATGTTGAGCCTTTCTCGCCTCGGTGTGACGATTATGCCTGCGGCGCCCGGTTTTTATCACAATCCCAAATCGGTGGAAGATCTGGTAGACTTCATGGTCGCTCGAATTCTCGATCATTTGGGCGTTGACCATGCACTAACGAGTCGCTGGGGGTATGACAA is a genomic window of Shewanella putrefaciens containing:
- a CDS encoding flavin prenyltransferase UbiX, which produces MVYAKSTKAISLAWTGASGAPYGLKLLECLLASGFQVFLMISSAARVVLATEHGLQLSANSEKAKQQLLAVLAEKNAAIVGELVVLGKDEWFSPPASGSAAPKQMVICPCSTGTLAAVATGMSNNLLERAADVVIKERGQLILVPRETPFNAIHLEHMLSLSRLGVTIMPAAPGFYHNPKSVEDLVDFMVARILDHLGVDHALTSRWGYDKQTHRDLDN